The following coding sequences lie in one Mycobacterium sp. DL440 genomic window:
- a CDS encoding TetR/AcrR family transcriptional regulator C-terminal domain-containing protein: MVDVVVIRGCVVDAVAGVGTLAGAPVWAGTEVVFIRDARLEVSVSVDVAAVFDATSERGASGRVAVLRADGSVEGRPVVFFFFGVVAGACLLLPEAAWARFCSPCVRPAMVRVARSSARLIRACGPGSVAPAPTVPAVRLLVEPADESLVVEPCGSAHATPIPEVKATPTPNAIAKPPTRPMYADAFTRSGIRRQNRRWRRIPEIFPDTGEIISARRLEMRDPGCGRRVTTLADVSGHDLGTGTGTGTGTGDDAALRARRGRPARINRQQIVSAALGVAPEALTMQAVADALGVDRKSVKYHIGDRETLLALMASAVFEAEFERVPPPAGGDWREVLRWYARRARNAIAQLGVHDAFPMEGAIGLAALGQAEFVLQTLVDAGFDVEQAGRAANIIAELALSAARDSLLRAGRGIHPQHEEAMAAIGIDGGSDYKMLRQVLVAMSAEPDEDAQLEFNLDAVIAGLTTMLARDAR; this comes from the coding sequence GTGGTCGACGTTGTCGTCATCCGTGGCTGCGTCGTGGATGCAGTCGCCGGTGTTGGGACGCTGGCCGGGGCACCCGTCTGGGCTGGTACGGAGGTGGTCTTCATTCGCGACGCGCGTCTGGAGGTGTCAGTCTCGGTGGACGTTGCCGCCGTGTTCGATGCCACCTCGGAGCGCGGGGCCTCAGGCCGGGTTGCGGTTCTCAGAGCCGACGGCTCAGTCGAGGGTCGGCCGGTGGTCTTCTTCTTTTTCGGCGTCGTCGCCGGGGCGTGCTTGCTCTTGCCGGAGGCCGCTTGGGCACGGTTCTGCAGCCCGTGCGTGAGGCCGGCGATGGTGCGCGTCGCCCGATCTTCGGCGCGTTTGATCCGGGCCTGCGGGCCGGGCTCGGTCGCACCTGCACCTACTGTGCCGGCGGTGCGGCTGCTCGTCGAACCCGCCGATGAATCTCTTGTTGTCGAGCCGTGTGGGTCGGCCCATGCCACACCGATTCCCGAGGTCAAGGCAACGCCGACCCCTAACGCGATAGCCAAACCGCCGACCCGACCGATGTACGCAGACGCTTTCACGCGCTCAGGTATACGTCGCCAGAACCGGCGGTGGAGGCGAATTCCAGAAATTTTTCCCGATACGGGGGAAATTATTTCGGCGAGGCGCCTCGAGATGCGTGACCCTGGCTGTGGCCGGAGAGTAACTACGCTGGCGGACGTGAGCGGTCATGATCTCGGCACCGGCACCGGCACCGGCACCGGCACCGGCGACGACGCCGCGTTGCGAGCGCGGCGGGGACGCCCGGCGCGGATCAACCGCCAGCAGATCGTGTCTGCCGCGCTCGGCGTCGCGCCGGAGGCTTTGACCATGCAGGCGGTGGCTGACGCACTGGGCGTCGACCGCAAGTCGGTCAAATATCACATCGGTGATCGTGAAACATTGTTGGCGCTCATGGCATCTGCTGTGTTCGAGGCTGAATTCGAGCGTGTCCCACCGCCGGCCGGCGGCGACTGGCGTGAGGTGCTGCGGTGGTATGCGCGCAGGGCACGCAATGCGATAGCTCAGCTAGGAGTCCATGACGCGTTCCCGATGGAGGGCGCCATCGGCCTCGCGGCCTTGGGACAGGCCGAGTTCGTCCTCCAGACACTTGTCGACGCGGGTTTCGACGTCGAGCAAGCGGGCCGGGCAGCCAACATAATCGCCGAGTTGGCGCTGTCCGCTGCACGCGACTCCCTGCTGCGCGCCGGGCGAGGTATCCATCCTCAACACGAAGAGGCCATGGCGGCCATAGGCATTGATGGCGGTAGCGACTACAAGATGCTGCGCCAGGTTCTGGTGGCGATGTCGGCAGAACCTGACGAAGACGCGCAGCTGGAGTTCAACCTTGATGCTGTCATCGCAGGATTGACGACGATGCTGGCGCGTGACGCTCGATGA
- a CDS encoding STAS/SEC14 domain-containing protein, producing the protein MIDVLPDMPEGVFGIRVSGRVRGDDLREFRPTMDELLATGEIRIVEVISPDYEGFGPGGLVEDLKLGFGALLGHHSAFKRIAVVSDRDWVAHAMHAFAWMIPGELKVFGLGELDAAKEWAAG; encoded by the coding sequence ATGATCGATGTCCTTCCCGACATGCCAGAGGGTGTGTTCGGTATCCGAGTGTCGGGCCGGGTGCGCGGTGATGACCTGCGCGAGTTCCGGCCGACGATGGACGAATTGCTGGCGACCGGCGAGATCCGGATCGTCGAGGTCATCTCACCGGACTACGAGGGCTTCGGCCCTGGAGGTCTGGTCGAGGATCTGAAGCTCGGCTTCGGCGCGCTGCTCGGGCACCACTCGGCGTTCAAGCGGATCGCTGTGGTGTCCGATAGAGACTGGGTCGCCCATGCGATGCATGCGTTCGCGTGGATGATTCCGGGTGAGCTCAAGGTCTTCGGGCTGGGTGAGCTCGATGCGGCCAAGGAGTGGGCTGCCGGCTAA